atattatatcattgaattcaaatttaacaccgtccaATACagtccacttgtaacctactgtacagcagagcgacaaccacttacccaccttttttttctatggatgtcaataaaactttatttgttgtgcAAAAAAGGTTGAACATTTAACAGTAtaatttgttgggtaaataaacttgaaaatttaatacaaggctcttacgatatttttacaatgacatttgaaaaaatactaagtatccttagtcacagttttaatttataagcattaaaagttcaaatgttgacaaaatacggttaaatcacgaaaattagaaaattattttgagtagagaattcataaaaatttttctttataaatctaagatttaaaaatataatacaatattatccaCAGGATTGTCTactttcatcaaaaaaaaaaaatgtctacaagtaagtcaaattaaatttttatgagcgtttgaaattcatatttttacaaaatttaatattcactcgatttctcatgtaacgattttcttattttgttttaattaaaaaacgtatgactgtagatacttgaaaatttcactgaatgtttatattatcattttttatacacgatacatttttgaaaataattagcctctttttgagctgtttatggacattgtcagctttcaatttttttattttttttttctataaatatcaataaaatgttattttcgggtaaaaaagcgtgaaaatttaatgcaaagctcctgatatattgttacaatatcagttgaaaaatattaaaaatgcatagacacaattttcttttttaagcatttaaagttcgaatttcatcaaaatttatcaaatttaaaatttaataattattttatatataaaaatttataaattattctactTTTATAGttatggattgaaaatttaaaactaggttccccgtaaatatttaaattactttattcacaataataatatcatcaaatatactaagtaagatcataggctgactaaccgttttcgatcagaatcgtttttcttatacaatgattttatatcattgaattcaaatttaacaccatccattacagcatTACttaccactgtgtgacggggagtataagaccattccctctgGGGTTTTTACACCTCACACCTTACATCTatcgcgagggcggctccttcacgcctttggatGACGTGGTCACGTCCCTCCGATTAGGGACCAAGGAAGCCTAAGTTTAAAAGTAATTCTGTACAATTAACttctagtttaaaaataaaaaagagatCTAACGAGAGGTCTGCAGGATCGGTGGAGGACAATTATCCATTACAGCAGTGTTTCCCAGCCTTTTTACCACCACGGACCacttcaacaatattttataggtcgCGGACCACCTCAATTTTACGCAAACtaagaccttttttttttttgctcattaACAAGAATACACAAAATTTATCGAAAAATGTCACTACTATATGTCACTAAATGtctgtactattatatataattaataaactttacTAATAATTTACTTAGTGTGATTTTTGTGGCTGCATTTCTTTGACAAGTTTTTCAATTCTCGGATGAATGTTGCTAATGGCTAAACGCATGTCGTCACTTACGTCCAAGCGATTCCTCTGTTTATTTTTGATCACAAGTAGACTGGAAAATCCTTGTTCACATAAATACGTAGTTGAAAATACTAGTAAATAACGTAAGGCAATTTCCCGTAGTTGAATATGTAATGTTGCCCTTCTGCACCAAAATTCCTCAAGGTTCTTACCagaatcaaacatatttttgcaGTCAAAGTCATTTTGCAGTTCGATAAAAGCTTCTTGAAGATATTATGGGGCTTCTTCAACTTTTGCACAAAAAgggtttcaaattattttttttgatttgcatTACATCAATCCCTTTTGACGTTGTCTCAAGTACACTTGACAGCAATAACTCTTCTTTTATGGTCTTATCCCCAAAGTCTAAAAACCgcacaaaaactaataactggcAACATTGCTCAATGTCAGTAGTTTCATCACATTGAAGAGCGAAGTAAAGGgaacttttaattttacctaGTAGTTGCTCTTCGATATCGCATGACATTTTTCCAATTCGTgcctttattgtattattggaCAGTggcatattttgaatctttttctTGGCATCTTCACCGAAAATGTTCGCAGCTATTAGCAAGCTAGGCTTAATTAATGTTTCGCCGATACTGTGTGCTTTTTTTGACTTACTGATTAGTTGGGAGATTTCAAATGATGCAGTTAGCACTTGCTGTAATAATGCGACATTCACCCCACTTGGTCCTAGTTTCATTTTCTTTAAGCTTTTACATTTTCTTTCAAAAAATTCGGGTGGTCGGTCTTTGAGCGTAGGATGCATCGTATGCAAATGCCGCTGTAGCTTTGCTGGTTTCAAAGCATCGTTACTAAGCACAATAGTACATATCACACATTGAGGTCTTATTTCTCGATTTACTTCAATTTCAGTGAatccatatttaatataactatcatcATATTTCCTCTTTCTTGACATATTCTTGACTAAGTCCGACtaggtttcaaaaaaataacacttactCTAATACCTACACACTTATAAAAGTGGAAAATAATTATCGGTCGTCGGCAGAAACAACGATAAGATAACCGTATATTAcggtgaaataaaatatttttcgctgtttaaaaaaaaaaaaaaataatttttaatagaaaacgAAGAAAGGTACCATGGACCACCTATGACTGGCCCACGGACCACCGGTTGGGAAACACTgcattacaatgacccacttgtaacctaatgtatagcagagcgatatccacttacacacctttttttttttaggtattaaacttatgaattatgaagCATCTTGAAATCAATTTTCgaatttttgatataaatagaAATTTGTGACCGAGTGAACAATTTTTGTCGACAATAATTTTAGACTAAATAAACTAAactgattttgtcaaaaactggtttttcgtaaaaaatccgtttttcattaattttttattgcgatattttactatatttatgtgCGGAATTAggctacatatttttataaatccgtgcggtattttactatttttgtgTACGGTATCGGGTTATGCATTTTGTGCGGAAATGGAAAGCACTGGTTAaacgtatgaaaaaaattaaactgataAGGGTAATTTTGCAAATGATTTGTTGAACACGCAGatgtcaaatttataatatagacattagACATATATGGTCAAAcatccaaataaaaaaaaatttaaatttaaaagataaaaacacCGAAAATATGAAGGTAAAATCGGTTGGCCGACTAAGAcagagcataatatatatattataagtacctatattaaatatttcatgatagtgttgctattaaaataatttattttactacctattagTAATACAGTACAGTAGGTTGACTTATTTTTAACCAGAAAACATTACATGATagtatatgaaaatactattgTGCGTATAAAACGGTGCACACGAATTGCAACCAGAAATCACTTTTCCACATGCATCCCTATGACATTTAACCACCACACGAATTGTGTCCCAACGTAAAGACATTATTTTCCTTTCCATTTTATACAGAATTAGGACTGTCAATACCAAATTAGCTaggttaaaaataatgatttttgtgGTTATTATCCAATaagtcaaatttattaaatatgtaagaaagtttataaaaaaaaatgtaaataggtagaaaaattaaaaattaaatgactgGTGACAACTTGAACGATaccttattaatataatcaagaCCAGGTTAGTCGgccattttcatatttttgtgtgttcatatttttgtcataaatcTTCTTTTTCACATACCATCtatctgtttttaattatatgaatactactttgtttaataggtatatgtttctttttgttcatttttcaaaacatcaataaatttaaatatattagtgtGTGCTTAGTAAAACATACTACTAAACTTGGAGTACCTATATTGGTGAATACATTGACCATATCCATTTCAATATGTTAAGTTAACTTTAAATCAGATAATTACTTTAGTTTAGTTTGGATCATATTATTGGCGTAAACATTTGTGTgttcttttataatttcattaaacaattgtATTAACATAAAATGGCATAAgtgattttaagttaaaaaaataaaaatttatttgatatagatggtttcaaatgtttactataaaatattgaataatttgaaGCGAAAGGCTATAGAAGAACTTTACAATAAACCATCCAATCTTATTTATAgagctttatcaaaaaaaattccaacaatGACAACTTGGTGATTAAACCTTAATCCGTAATTATATACATCACGCCTGCAGGTCATCTAAAAATCCAAAACTGCCAAACAatttacacaaattatataatattttattgaaacaaaaatatgtatatacaaattaaccatgatgaatattttatattagtgaatgaatataaaaataacaaagtaattttttttaactattattaattaaaaatttttaggtGTAGTAGGTACTGTAATTTGattcaatatatcaatatttgctGACGGAACTTTTAAAACGGAActtgtttttatagtttttttcactcaatggattaaaaaaaaaaaaaatgatataccaCTGGTATTTTGTTTACTCCCTAGTAAAGATATACAgacttttaaaaaatcatttacacacctaaaatatgaatttataaaaaataatatagttttttcacCAGAAATAATATTTGCTGACTTTGAAAAAGCAATTCTCTAATTAGTCATTATTGTTAATCGTGTGGCCATCACCTCAAATGAAATACTGTCGCTTTCATTTAGGCTAAAGTTGGTGGAGGAAAATTCAAACGCTTCGTTTAAGTGAAtataagaatacaaaaaaaaattgtgaaataagtattttcttaaagtatttttttggtCTCCCATTTTTGAAACCAGATCAAGAGGATTGGTTTACTGACGATATTGTATCAATTTTGCCCGAGGGTGAAAAGTACAGCAATTTtccgattttataataaatacatacataaagcGTAATTGTGACTTCCTGCCTTCTGTataactggaaaaaatataattataaactattatatcaccagtataattttcaaattgtacgGTTATCGTTTACTTATACTTTGGATAAGGCCGGACGCAATTCGTATATCACTTAtcgatgtttttattttgaacgCAATTCGTGCCAAGCcgcataaaatatcataataatatacttatataggggCAGAGGACTTGTAGCATTTGCGGATTTGTTTTGCTAAGTCGCAAAAATAGCAGAGTACGAAACAAATACGTTTTATGCTTTCACAAAgctagttttgaaatttaattttgcatataaatgcatattttgagttttttttgttttagggtatattttacacttttatacgcaattttttagtttttgagacttatttaacttaaatcatttttaccacaccaaaaatgtattttaaacaacGGTCAAAATgttagaataaaaatttaaaaaatgtttgtcatATAATAATTGACACATTTTTCCTACAAGCGCTTGAGGATCACCGAAGGCGATAAgccaataatacaatttaatgtaataCATTGTATTAATCGATAGACAATAGTTAACGATCTATGGTGACGTACACCATACGACATCACCACCACAGTGAACCGTGTGCGCACCATACGGATTGCGGGCTTTTATTCGAATAGGATTAAAACAACTATTAGTTTAAATGCAAATTGAAGATGGTCGTGAAGATGGCCCACCCAATTTCTGTCAAACCAATCTGACCTATATCAACATTTAGCaaataattagcaagaattaaCAAGTAAGGTTTTAAAATTTGCAAGTCACTATTTTTAAGTACTGGACAAAAATAAGaaaggtgggccaacttcacgttGCCCATCTTTTTTCACCCACAAGTTCGAAATTGATATCAATCGATTCCTTATAATTAGCAAGTAATTGCAagtccaacaaaaaaatgtgcaaattatatataattaatactttccgaatgcaccaactagattcactttcctatcgaacaagatactgttgaagaaaaacagagcagttttactgctccacagtgatgacagatacaaaaaaggtggattagtggatttcgctctgctgtacagtaggttacaagtgggacactgtaatggatggtgttaaatttgaattcattgacataatatcattgtataagaaaaatgattcttagcgaaaacggtcagtcagcctatgattttaccaagtatatttgatgatattattgtgaataaagtaatttatattatataacctgtttacgtggaaccttgttttaaattttcaatccttaactataaaagttgaacattttataaatttttaactacaaaataattattatattttaaatgttataatttttgtcaaaatttgaactttaaatgtttataaaaaaaaattgtggcaatgtatttttaatatttttcaactgctattagaacgatatatcaggagccttatattaaattttcacgcttttttaaccaacaaataaaaatgtattgatatttatagaaaaaaaaactaaaaaaattgaaaactgaccatgtccgttaacagctcaaaaagggtcaaattattttcaaaattgtatggtttatagaaaaatctaataatataaatattcagtgaaattttcaagtatctacagtcattcgttttttaattacaataaaataagaaaatcgttacacgaga
This genomic window from Metopolophium dirhodum isolate CAU chromosome 1, ASM1992520v1, whole genome shotgun sequence contains:
- the LOC132934456 gene encoding SCAN domain-containing protein 3-like, producing MSRKRKYDDSYIKYGFTEIEVNREIRPQCVICTIVLSNDALKPAKLQRHLHTMHPTLKDRPPEFFERKCKSLKKMKLGPSGVNVALLQQVLTASFEISQLISKSKKAHSIGETLIKPSLLIAANIFGEDAKKKIQNMPLSNNTIKARIGKMSCDIEEQLLGKIKSSLYFALQCDETTDIEQCCQLLVFVRFLDFGDKTIKEELLLSSVLETTSKGIDVMQIKKNNLKPFLCKS